In Geotalea uraniireducens, the genomic window AGAGTGCGACCCGCCGCCGTTCCCCACCGGAAAGAACGTTGACCGGCGTATCGCCTTCGGGACAACGCAACGCGTCCATCGCCATCTCAAGCCGGGAGTCCAGGTCCCAGGCATCGAGATGGTCAAGCTTCTCCTGTACCGCCCCCTGCCGCTCGATCAGTTTGTTCATTTCGTCATCGGACATCGGCTCGGCAAAGCGGGCGTTGATCTCGTTGAATTCGTTGAGCAGGTCGACAGTCTCCTGCACCCCCTCCTCGACGACTTGGCGGACGGTCTTCTGATCATCGAGCAGCGGTTCCTGTTCGAGATAACCAACCGTGTAGCCGGGAGAAAGGACCGCCTGGCCGTTGAACTCCTTGTCGACGCCAGCCATGATCCGCAACAGGGAACTCTTCCCGGAACCGTTCAGGCCGAGCACGCCGATTTTGGCGCCATAAAAATACGATAGCGAAATATCCTTGATGACCGGCTTCTTGTCGTAATACTTACTGACCTTCATCATGGTATAAATGATTTTGTTTCCTTCGTTGCTCATACTCCTCCCCATCTCTTTATCATGATAAGTAGCGTTCTTTTTTAACCTTTTCCCAAAGAGCCTGTCAACAGGACAAAATGCCGGCGAGAGCCCCGCGTCTCAGAAAAAACGACAACGGCCGGACAGGTCACCCCGCCGGCCGCATTCCCTTGCCGTTTCCCCGATCGCACCGTTAGGGGGCTGCTTGGCCATCGCCACACGAGCCACTGACATCCAGCTGTCGCCCTCTTACCCGGTTGCGCCCTTCCCCTTTTGCTTGGTACAGGCAGTGATCCGCCTGGGCCAGCAGGAATTCGGCAACTTCAAGATCTTCCTGTTGATCCGGCGGGGTGAAGCTGGCAACGCCGAAGCTGGCGGTAACTTTCAATTCTTCGCCGCGAACGGTAGTGACCAGAGCGGCGATCTGCTGCCGCAAGCGCTCGGCGGCAACCAGGGCACCGCTCAGATCGGTTTCCGGCAGGACGATGACAAATTCTTCGCCGCCATACCGCGCCTGCCAGTCGATATTTTCCCGGATGCAGCCGCCAATGCAGGCAGCACAGGCGCGGAGCACCATATCGCCGGCATGATGGCCATAGGTGTCATTGACCAGCTTGAAATGATCGATATCCATCAGGATGACCGAGATTCGGTGCTCATAGCGGAATGCCCGCTTGACCTCCTGGGGAAAGCGGTCGTCGAGGTAGCGGCGATTGTAGACGCCGGTCAGCGGATCACGCATCGACAGTCGCTTGATCTCTTCGAGGCTCCCCTTCAGATTCGCCTCCAGTTCCAGAATCCGGCGCGCGGTTTTCAGACGAACCGTCAGTTCGGCCGATTCCACCGGCTTGATCAGATACTCGTCGGCGCCGGCGGCAAGGCCGGCGATGATACTTTCCTTCGAGTCCTGGGCCGTCAGCAGGATGATGTAGGTGTAATGGTCGCGCGGCAACGCGCGAATCTCCCGGCACAGCTGCAAGCCGTCCATCTCCGGCATCACCAGATCGGTAACGACGATCGGGTAATGGCCGCCGGAGAAAGACTCCAGCGCTTGCCGGCCATTCTCCGTGGCCACCACGTCATAACCGATCTCCCGCAGATTGCCTTCCAGTACTTTACGCAGGAAGCCGCTGTCTTCGGCAATCAGGATTGGATAGGGAAAGGTATCGGAACGGTCGTTGTCGGTCGTCATGGGTCGCACTCGCTGATCGTTCGGTCGTCGGGCCGCAGAGGCCACCTAGAGCCGGAAGTCATTCCGTTATATCAGCCGGACAGAGGGTCAGACAAGAAATAACTCCATAAATTCGTCGACCGCCATCGTCTCATACCGCTCCTGGTCGTCGACAATCTCCTTAATCAGGCGGCAGCGATTTGCCGGCAGATGAGCGGCGAGATTGTCGGCAAATTTCCGGTGCAGTAGCGGCAACCCTTCGGTACGGCGGCAACGATGGCCGATCGGATAGGCAACCTCGACCTTCTCGCTGCAGGTACCGTCGGTAAAGGAGACCTGCAGTGCATTGGCAATCGAACGCTTTTCCGGATCGAGATAATCGCGACTGAACTGTTCGTCCTCGACGACGCGCATCTTCTCCCGCAGCCGATCGATCCGCGGATCGGCTGCTGCATCGTCTTGGTAATGATCGGCGGTCAGGGTACCGAAGATCAGGGCAATTGCCACCATATACTGCAGACAGTGGTCGCGATCGGCCGGATTGTAAAGCGGCCCTGTTTTACTGATGATCCTGATTGCCGATTCCTGGGTGGTAATGACGATTTCGGCAATCTCGTCAAGCCGGGATGCTACCTGACCATGCAGGCGCAAGGCGCATTCGACGGCGGTCTGAGCATGGAATTCGGCCGGAAAGGAAATCTTGAACAGGACATTCTCCATGACGTAGGAATCGTACGGCCGCTGGAAACGAAACCGTTCGCCGCCGAAGGTTACGTCGTACAGTCCCCACTGTTTTGCCGAGAGGGCGCTCGGATATCCCTGCTCACCGGCCATGGTCAGCATTGCCAACCTGACCGCGCGACTGGAGGCATCGCCGGCAGCCCACGACTTGCGAGCGCCGGTGTTGGGGGCATGCCGATAGGTCCGGAGACTCTGGCCATCCACCCATACCTGGGAAATAACGGCCATCACTTCGTCTTTACCGCCACCGAGCAGTCTGGTAACGACAGCAGCCGTGGCCAGCTTGACCAGCGCCACATGATCGAGCCCCACGCGGTTGAAAGAGTTTTCCAGCGCCATCCCCCCCTGGATTTCGTGGGCCTTGATCATCGCCGCCAGGAGTTCACGGATCGCCAGGGGCGCTTTTCCGGCAGCCCGGCGCTGGCGACTGAGATAATCGGCAACCGCCAGAATTCCCCCCAGATTGTCGGAGGGATGTCCCCACTCGGCCGCCAGCCAGGTATCGTTGAAGTCCAGCCAGCGGATGAGTATCCCGATATCGAAAGCGGCCTTGACCGGATCGAGCTCGAATCTGGTCCCCGGCACCCGGGCACCGTTCGGCACTACCGTTCCGGGCACCACCGGGCCGAGCAGTTTGGTACATTCCGGATAACGGAACGACAGCATGGCGCAGCCAAGGGAATCCATCAGTACCGCCCGGGCAGTGGCAAAGGCTTCCTCGCTCGTGAGAGGAAAATCGACCACGTAATCGGCGATAGCGGCAATTTCCCGATCGTAGGGAGGACGCAGGTTGTCGTCGACGGTTCGCATGCGGGTCATGGCTTGTCCTTTCCGAACAGCCGGTCAAGCTGCTCCTCGTAAGCATAATACCCGAGAAACCGGTAGAGTTCCGCCCGGCTCTGCATAGAGTCAACCAGAGCCGCCTGGGTGCCATCATGGCGGATGGCCCGGAATACTTGCAAAGCTGCCGCATTCATGGCGCGCCAGGCGGAAAGCGGGTAGAGGATCAAGGCAACACCGGCTGCCGCCAGTTCTTCACGGGAATAGAGCGGCGTCATGCCGAACTCGGTCAGATTGGCCAACACCGGCATACCGACGGCGGCGGTGATCAGACGATACTGGTCGATGTTGGTGACCGCCTCGGCAAAAAGCATCTCCGCACCGGCCTCACGATAGCGACCCGCCCGGTCGATCACCCCCTCGACCCCTTCCCCGGCCATGGCATCGGTACGCGCCATAATGACAAAATTCCGGTCGGTCCGGGCATCGACAGCCGCCTTGATCCGGTCAGCCATCTCCGCAGCGGGGACCAACGCCTTACCGGGACGATGCCCACACCGCTTCGCGGCCACCTGATCCTCGATATGCATGGCGGCGGCCCCTGCCCTGATCAGTTCGCGGACCGTCCGGCCGATCATCAGGGCACCTCCCCAGCCGGTATCGGCGTCAACCAGCAACGGCAGCGAAGACGCACCGACGATTCGCCGCACCTCTTCCAGCACCTCGTTCAGCGTCGTCATCCCCAGATCGGGCAGACCAAGGGAGGCATTCGCCACCCCTGCCCCCGAGAGATAGAGCGCTCGAAAACCGGTCTGTTCGGCCATCATCGCCGCATAGGCGTTGATCACGCCGACAATCTGGAGCGGCCGTTCGCCTGCAAGCGCCCGCCACAGCCCCTTGGTCGGTATATCTCTATCCGTCATCTGTACCTCCCCTGTACTCCCAAGATTCCAGGCAATCGGCAGCAAAGAGTCTACCCCGAGAAACGATGGGAGACAACCCCCGATTGCCGGTAAAGAGGCCATTTGACATCGTCCCAATCTTCGCTAAGGTTTACTCCGTAACGTTAATTACGCCCGGAAAACGGAGGTC contains:
- a CDS encoding bifunctional 2-methylcitrate dehydratase/aconitate hydratase, whose protein sequence is MTRMRTVDDNLRPPYDREIAAIADYVVDFPLTSEEAFATARAVLMDSLGCAMLSFRYPECTKLLGPVVPGTVVPNGARVPGTRFELDPVKAAFDIGILIRWLDFNDTWLAAEWGHPSDNLGGILAVADYLSRQRRAAGKAPLAIRELLAAMIKAHEIQGGMALENSFNRVGLDHVALVKLATAAVVTRLLGGGKDEVMAVISQVWVDGQSLRTYRHAPNTGARKSWAAGDASSRAVRLAMLTMAGEQGYPSALSAKQWGLYDVTFGGERFRFQRPYDSYVMENVLFKISFPAEFHAQTAVECALRLHGQVASRLDEIAEIVITTQESAIRIISKTGPLYNPADRDHCLQYMVAIALIFGTLTADHYQDDAAADPRIDRLREKMRVVEDEQFSRDYLDPEKRSIANALQVSFTDGTCSEKVEVAYPIGHRCRRTEGLPLLHRKFADNLAAHLPANRCRLIKEIVDDQERYETMAVDEFMELFLV
- a CDS encoding diguanylate cyclase translates to MTTDNDRSDTFPYPILIAEDSGFLRKVLEGNLREIGYDVVATENGRQALESFSGGHYPIVVTDLVMPEMDGLQLCREIRALPRDHYTYIILLTAQDSKESIIAGLAAGADEYLIKPVESAELTVRLKTARRILELEANLKGSLEEIKRLSMRDPLTGVYNRRYLDDRFPQEVKRAFRYEHRISVILMDIDHFKLVNDTYGHHAGDMVLRACAACIGGCIRENIDWQARYGGEEFVIVLPETDLSGALVAAERLRQQIAALVTTVRGEELKVTASFGVASFTPPDQQEDLEVAEFLLAQADHCLYQAKGEGRNRVRGRQLDVSGSCGDGQAAP
- the prpB gene encoding methylisocitrate lyase, with product MTDRDIPTKGLWRALAGERPLQIVGVINAYAAMMAEQTGFRALYLSGAGVANASLGLPDLGMTTLNEVLEEVRRIVGASSLPLLVDADTGWGGALMIGRTVRELIRAGAAAMHIEDQVAAKRCGHRPGKALVPAAEMADRIKAAVDARTDRNFVIMARTDAMAGEGVEGVIDRAGRYREAGAEMLFAEAVTNIDQYRLITAAVGMPVLANLTEFGMTPLYSREELAAAGVALILYPLSAWRAMNAAALQVFRAIRHDGTQAALVDSMQSRAELYRFLGYYAYEEQLDRLFGKDKP